A single genomic interval of Juglans regia cultivar Chandler chromosome 1, Walnut 2.0, whole genome shotgun sequence harbors:
- the LOC118348740 gene encoding 14.7 kDa ribonuclease H-like protein, whose translation MKVRNYNKTITWNRPSAGWVKLNTDGSSLGNPGASGIGGIIRNNHGNLIHAFSSFIGIGSNNRAELLALLHGIQVCKSLSLNYVHIELDSMNVISWWKSKRCGVWYLEDFWEELIDIMDSMTYSINHVFREGNKVADWLAKQGASGNDLAVSLLTESPRELRGLIRMDYSGLPSLRFR comes from the coding sequence atgaaggtacgcaactacaacAAAACTATCACTTGGAATCGTCCTTCGGCGGGATGGGTCAAGCTTAACACAGATGGCAGCAGCTTGGGTAACCCTGGTGCCTCAGGGATAGGTGGGatcattagaaataatcatggAAATCTTATTCATGCTTTTTCTTCATTCATTGGCATAGGGTCTAATAATCGGGCAGAACTTCTAGCTCTTCTTCATGGGATCCAGGTTTGTAAATCTTTATCTCTTAATTATGTGCATATTGAGCTTGATTCTATGAATGTTATTTCATGGTGGAAGAGCAAGAGATGTGGGGTgtggtatctggaggatttctgggaggagCTAATTGACATTATGGACTCCATGACCTACTCGATAAACCACGTttttagagagggaaataaagtcgCTGATTGGTTAGCCAAACAGGGAGCTTCTGGAAACGACCTAGCTGTCTCGCTATTAACGGAGTCTCCCCGTGAATTGCGGGGTCTTATCCGTATGGATTACTCTGGTTTACCGTCTTTACGTTTTAGGTAG